The Desulfovibrio sp. sequence AGGGCTGCTTTCGGAGAAAGGCGTCGCGACAGCGGCTGGAGTGGAGTTCTCCAGCGCTGCGGCCTTGCGCGGTTGCATTATGGATGGGGTGGGTATCAGCATCCTGCCGGAATTGGCTGTGCGCCATGATATAGCGGCTGGGCGACTAGCCGTGCTGAACTGGGAGGATGGAGAACTGGAGACAGCCGTGCTCATGGTCAGGCACAAGGATAAATGGCTTTCCCCCCCCTTGCCGGGTTCATGGGCATGGTGCGGAGTGGACTCATGAAAGGAACCCCGATCCTGCCAAGGCATCTGGCCGATAATCTTTTCGCTCCGGAGACAACTCAGCCCGACAATGGCCGCTGCTGTTGATAAACCGCAAGAGGACCCTCTTCTTCGGAATGCAGGATACAAAGTTCTCTTGAGGCCAACTCTCGCCACAGCCTCGCTTTCTGGACGCGCCAGGCTGCTGCCTGTATGGACGGTCAGTGCGGCTTGGAACCGCTTCAAGCACGCCAGCTCCAACAATCCTCCGGAGGCGCTCATGGATATCTCTCAGGCTATCGCTGAACTGAAAAAACTACCCGGCTTCACCGAGAATGTGGGCATGCTGCTGGTTCATAACGGAGTAGTCAGGTCCTGGTCACGCAAGGGCAGCGAGGCGGTGGATCGCCTGGAGGTTCACCCCGACCAGGAAAAGATCAAATCCATCTGCGAGGAGCTCACCCAGCGCCCAGGCATCTTCTCGGTTACGGCCCATGCCAAGTCCGGAGTTTTCCGCCCAGGGGAGGACCTGCTGTTCATCATTGTGGCCGGGGATATCCGCGAGAACGTTATTCCCACTCTTACTGACGCCCTGAATCGCATTAAGGCGGAGGCCATAGGCAAGAGCGAACATCTGAGCGTTTCCTGACGCCGTAGCCCTGGACCCTGGGCCGCACATTAAAACATGGTGCCAGATAGAATCGGAGCGACGTTCGCCTGATGGTGATTCCGGTGCTGTCGTGGTGGGCAAGGCCGCAGCCTGCAGGAGAGCGCGTCTCGCCCTCCTTTTTTCGTACCGTAGAAGGATCCCAGGCCTCAGCATAATCCGGGATGACGCTTGCCTCGATGGAGGCGCTCATAATTCTCAACTGGCGGAGAGCATTTCCTCGCTACTGCAGCCAAATTTCTGTTGGCAGTATTTTTCGAGCACGTGCTTGAATTCAGGGGATTCCAGCCGGTCCTTGATGAGCTTGTCCTCAAGATCGAGGCTGCGTTTTAACTCCTGCTGGTCGCATTTCAGGAGCTTGCGCACCCCCAGCATGGCGGAGATGGGGTGTTCCAGGCTCGTCCGGGCAAATTGAAGAGTCTCGTCCTCCAGTTTCGTTTCCGGAACAATCCTGTCTATCAGTCCAAGCTGTAAAGCATCCTCGGCAGAGAAGCTCTTCCATTGCAAAACTTCAGTCGCTTTTTTAACGCCAAGCAGTCGAGGCAGAAAGTATCCGCTTCCCTTTGTTATGATTCCTATATCAGCATTTGTATTTTCGAAAGATGAGTTGTCTGAAACTATGCGATAGTCGTAAGCAAGGCTCAGGTTCAGG is a genomic window containing:
- a CDS encoding molybdenum cofactor biosynthesis protein MoaE gives rise to the protein MDISQAIAELKKLPGFTENVGMLLVHNGVVRSWSRKGSEAVDRLEVHPDQEKIKSICEELTQRPGIFSVTAHAKSGVFRPGEDLLFIIVAGDIRENVIPTLTDALNRIKAEAIGKSEHLSVS
- a CDS encoding enoyl-CoA hydratase/isomerase family protein, whose product is MNPQGNLSTDNEIFSSSLEDNILVIRQKRHLIHVTHDINKLFSFYEYLESMLVSKDIKALIVFGAPDTDGFVEFGKTMCKAVQLSHNNKLFDRFLNAVNRLFISLSTMNCLTIYAVKGLTSLFHLNLSLAYDYRIVSDNSSFENTNADIGIITKGSGYFLPRLLGVKKATEVLQWKSFSAEDALQLGLIDRIVPETKLEDETLQFARTSLEHPISAMLGVRKLLKCDQQELKRSLDLEDKLIKDRLESPEFKHVLEKYCQQKFGCSSEEMLSAS